A stretch of the Acetomicrobium thermoterrenum DSM 13490 genome encodes the following:
- the glcT gene encoding glucose PTS transporter transcription antiterminator GlcT, with amino-acid sequence MLKVKKVLNNNALIAEHPAYDEVILLGKGIGFNKKAGESISNADAEKLFVLKNPEEREQYLQMLKEIDENFIGIMNDAISFIEDKLGTTLNEHIHTSLTDHLYFALKRLKNGVEIKNPFRFEIELAYPREYAVAAELTEWLEKELSVNIPEDEVGFITLHIHSAISKASIANLTKRTQIVSQLISIVENSLKVTLDRSDINYSRFIRHLHFALDRIESGKYVENAEFLKDVLQKECSFCYSIAWKMIKYMQKQLKKKIPEAESVYLTLHLQRLYNIAQAGTAKVC; translated from the coding sequence ATGCTTAAAGTTAAAAAAGTGTTAAATAATAATGCCCTTATCGCAGAACACCCTGCTTACGACGAGGTTATACTCCTGGGAAAGGGTATAGGTTTCAACAAAAAGGCAGGCGAAAGCATATCTAACGCTGATGCCGAAAAACTGTTTGTCCTCAAAAACCCTGAGGAAAGGGAGCAATACCTTCAAATGCTAAAAGAAATTGATGAAAATTTTATCGGCATCATGAACGATGCTATATCTTTCATTGAAGACAAGCTTGGCACTACATTAAATGAACACATTCATACCAGCCTTACGGATCATTTATATTTCGCCTTAAAACGCCTGAAAAACGGTGTGGAGATAAAAAATCCTTTCAGATTCGAAATTGAGCTGGCATATCCGCGAGAATACGCGGTTGCTGCTGAATTGACGGAATGGCTTGAGAAAGAGCTCAGTGTAAACATTCCCGAAGATGAGGTGGGGTTTATAACGTTGCACATCCATAGCGCCATTTCAAAGGCAAGCATAGCTAATCTAACGAAAAGAACGCAAATCGTCTCCCAATTGATTTCTATCGTGGAGAACTCGCTAAAAGTAACTTTAGATAGAAGCGATATAAATTATTCGCGCTTCATCAGACATCTTCATTTTGCTCTCGATCGAATAGAATCGGGAAAATATGTGGAAAATGCGGAGTTCTTAAAAGATGTTTTGCAGAAAGAATGTTCGTTTTGTTATTCCATTGCCTGGAAAATGATAAAATATATGCAGAAGCAACTAAAGAAAAAAATTCCAGAGGCGGAATCAGTGTATTTGACATTGCATTTACAGAGATTGTATAATATAGCTCAGGCTGGAACCGCTAAAGTGTGTTAA
- the ptsG gene encoding glucose-specific PTS transporter subunit IIBC: MFKKSFGQLQRIGQSLMLPVAILPAAGLLLAIGTSMKSPNVVALLPFLQNSAFAALASMMQSAGGIIFENLALIFALGVAVGLSGGAGAAALAASVGYLVMNVTMSVMGGISLDSVISQTNPAYALVLGIPTLQTGVFGGIVVGALAAWCYNRYYTIELPPFLGFFAGKRFVPIVTAFSSFFLGILMFFLWPHVQAGINATSQYLMGSAYPIAVFFFGFVKRLLIPFGLHHIWHAPFWFEFGQYTTAAGNIVRGDMNIFFAQLQDGVNLTAGHFMAGEFPVMMFGLPAAALAMYRLAKPESKKWVGSLMASAALTSFLTGITEPIEFSFLFLSPLLFLFHAILDGISFVALYFLDINIGYTFSGGAIDFFLFGVVPGREPWWLVIAVGALYALLYYSVFTFAIKKFDLPTPGREKSEAKLNGAFIPTSTPKTSETLPYDVLEALGGRENLTKLDACITRLRVSVKDVSKVNKESLRALGASGIMQVDKNLQIIFGTKSEKIKEQIADILRGERHEISPSEDEQLGEGSSISGKDMIISMPMTGKLMPISEVPDKTFSEKILGDGFAILPKDGTVVSPADGKVAVFFPTKHAIGIVADNGLEMLIHVGIDTVKLNGEGFEAFVKQGDVVKRGQVLLKTNLEYISKNAPSTISPIVFTNLSSDERIEIIEERDVKIGETGCVRIIKRQPVPRETVNL; encoded by the coding sequence GTGTTCAAAAAATCATTTGGACAATTGCAAAGAATAGGTCAATCGTTGATGTTGCCGGTGGCTATTTTGCCGGCGGCCGGATTGCTGCTTGCCATAGGTACCAGCATGAAAAGCCCAAACGTCGTAGCTCTCTTGCCTTTTTTGCAGAATAGCGCTTTCGCCGCCTTGGCATCGATGATGCAATCTGCGGGAGGAATAATTTTTGAAAACCTGGCTTTAATCTTTGCTTTGGGAGTTGCCGTAGGATTATCTGGGGGAGCAGGGGCTGCTGCTCTCGCAGCATCAGTAGGCTACCTGGTAATGAACGTCACTATGAGCGTGATGGGCGGAATATCATTAGATAGCGTCATATCGCAGACAAATCCGGCCTATGCCCTGGTTTTGGGCATTCCCACCCTGCAGACTGGGGTGTTCGGAGGTATCGTCGTTGGGGCTTTGGCAGCATGGTGTTATAACAGGTATTACACTATCGAGTTGCCGCCCTTTCTGGGTTTTTTCGCTGGCAAACGTTTTGTTCCTATTGTCACCGCTTTCAGCTCCTTTTTCCTTGGCATCCTAATGTTTTTTCTATGGCCTCACGTACAAGCGGGGATCAACGCCACATCGCAGTATTTAATGGGGTCAGCCTACCCTATTGCAGTGTTCTTCTTCGGGTTTGTAAAACGTTTGTTAATACCTTTCGGCCTTCACCACATCTGGCATGCTCCATTCTGGTTTGAGTTCGGTCAATACACAACCGCGGCAGGAAATATAGTGCGCGGAGACATGAATATTTTCTTTGCTCAGTTGCAAGATGGAGTAAATTTAACGGCGGGGCATTTCATGGCTGGCGAGTTTCCCGTAATGATGTTCGGCCTTCCGGCAGCGGCCTTAGCCATGTACAGATTGGCAAAACCGGAAAGCAAGAAATGGGTCGGTAGTTTAATGGCTTCCGCGGCGCTCACGTCTTTCTTGACGGGAATTACGGAACCCATAGAATTTTCCTTCCTATTTCTGTCTCCTTTGCTCTTTTTATTCCACGCAATTTTAGACGGCATATCCTTTGTGGCACTCTATTTTTTAGATATCAACATAGGCTATACTTTTTCCGGCGGAGCCATCGACTTTTTCTTATTTGGAGTGGTTCCCGGCCGTGAGCCCTGGTGGCTCGTTATTGCTGTTGGCGCTCTTTACGCGCTCCTCTATTATTCTGTTTTTACCTTTGCCATCAAAAAATTTGATCTGCCGACTCCCGGACGAGAAAAGTCCGAGGCCAAACTTAACGGGGCTTTTATCCCCACATCAACTCCAAAAACGTCAGAAACTTTGCCCTACGACGTCCTGGAGGCCCTAGGCGGTCGAGAAAACTTGACTAAACTCGATGCCTGCATTACCCGACTGCGCGTTTCAGTCAAAGATGTTTCCAAGGTAAATAAAGAAAGCCTACGAGCCTTGGGAGCTTCGGGAATTATGCAGGTAGACAAAAACCTTCAAATTATATTTGGGACCAAATCGGAAAAGATAAAAGAACAAATCGCAGACATCCTAAGGGGAGAAAGACACGAAATCTCTCCTTCGGAAGACGAACAACTTGGAGAAGGAAGCAGCATTTCGGGCAAAGATATGATAATCTCAATGCCCATGACCGGAAAACTGATGCCTATCTCCGAAGTGCCCGATAAGACCTTCTCAGAGAAAATCTTGGGTGACGGCTTCGCCATATTGCCGAAGGACGGCACCGTCGTATCTCCGGCAGACGGAAAAGTGGCTGTCTTCTTTCCCACCAAACATGCCATAGGAATTGTTGCAGACAACGGACTAGAGATGCTTATTCACGTAGGCATCGATACGGTAAAACTCAACGGAGAAGGTTTTGAGGCATTTGTCAAACAGGGAGACGTCGTCAAACGGGGACAGGTCCTCCTTAAAACAAATCTGGAGTACATCTCTAAAAATGCACCCTCTACGATATCCCCGATAGTATTCACAAATTTAAGCTCCGACGAAAGAATCGAGATAATCGAGGAAAGAGATGTGAAAATCGGGGAAACTGGTTGTGTGCGCATCATAAAGAGACAACCTGTACCTCGGGAAACGGTTAACCTATAA
- a CDS encoding Veg family protein — protein sequence MSEKLLCIREKLASHIGDRVRYRQAKGRRKTEEHEGVIMETYPNVFTLYVKAQNSTVSFRYSDLLTHDVELEFLSSNDRMPHKAR from the coding sequence GTGTCTGAGAAGTTACTTTGTATACGCGAAAAACTGGCTTCCCACATCGGTGATCGCGTTAGATATCGACAGGCCAAGGGCAGGAGAAAGACAGAGGAACATGAAGGTGTTATCATGGAGACCTATCCGAATGTATTTACTCTGTATGTAAAGGCCCAAAACAGCACTGTCTCTTTTCGCTATTCCGATCTCCTAACGCATGACGTGGAATTGGAATTTCTGTCATCCAATGATCGAATGCCCCACAAGGCCAGATAG